From a single Pseudomonas sp. A34-9 genomic region:
- the sugE gene encoding quaternary ammonium compound efflux SMR transporter SugE, producing the protein MSWIILFFAGLFEVGWAVGLKYTDGFTRPLPTVLTVAAMAISLGLLGLAMKELPLGTAYAIWTGVGAVGTVIAGIILFGESMALIRLASVALIITGLIGLKVSA; encoded by the coding sequence ATGTCCTGGATCATTCTGTTTTTCGCCGGCCTGTTCGAAGTCGGCTGGGCCGTCGGCCTGAAATACACCGACGGCTTCACCCGCCCGCTGCCCACCGTACTGACCGTTGCGGCCATGGCCATCAGCCTTGGCCTGCTGGGTCTTGCCATGAAGGAACTGCCGCTGGGTACGGCTTATGCGATCTGGACCGGTGTCGGCGCGGTGGGTACGGTGATTGCCGGGATCATTCTGTTTGGCGAGTCGATGGCGTTGATTCGGCTGGCCAGTGTGGCGTTGATCATTACCGGGTTGATTGGCCTCAAGGTCAGCGCTTAG
- a CDS encoding bile acid:sodium symporter family protein yields MRALAALSRFVGNTFAYWVLIFAVIAFLQPAWFLGLKSAIVPLLGLVMFGMGLTLKLDDFAAVARHPWRVALGVVAHFVIMPGVAWLLCQVFHLPPEIAVGVILVGCCPSGTSSNVMTWLARGDLALSVAIAAVTTLLAPLLTPALIWLLASSWLPVSFMELFWSILQVVLLPIILGVVAQRLLGDKVRHAVDVLPLVSVVSIVIIVTAVVAASQAKIAESGLLIMAVVMLHNSFGYLLGYFTGRLFKLPLAQRKSLALEVGMQNSGLGAALASAHFSPLAAVPSALFSVWHNISGALLSTYFRRMSEKEDREALAQQAAD; encoded by the coding sequence ATGCGCGCACTGGCTGCACTCAGCCGCTTTGTCGGCAATACCTTCGCTTACTGGGTTCTGATTTTCGCCGTGATTGCGTTCCTGCAACCGGCGTGGTTCCTCGGCCTCAAGAGCGCAATCGTGCCGCTGCTGGGCCTGGTGATGTTCGGCATGGGCCTGACCCTCAAACTTGACGACTTCGCTGCCGTCGCCCGCCATCCGTGGCGCGTGGCGCTGGGCGTGGTTGCACATTTCGTGATCATGCCCGGTGTGGCGTGGTTGCTTTGCCAGGTGTTTCACCTGCCGCCGGAAATCGCCGTCGGGGTGATTCTGGTCGGTTGCTGCCCGAGTGGCACTTCGTCCAACGTGATGACCTGGCTGGCTCGTGGCGATCTGGCGTTGTCGGTGGCCATCGCCGCCGTCACCACCCTCCTCGCCCCGCTGCTGACCCCGGCGCTGATCTGGCTGCTGGCTTCGTCATGGCTGCCGGTGTCGTTCATGGAGCTGTTCTGGTCGATCCTGCAAGTGGTGTTGCTGCCAATCATTCTCGGTGTGGTTGCCCAGCGTTTGCTGGGTGACAAGGTGCGCCATGCGGTGGATGTGTTGCCGCTGGTGTCGGTGGTCAGCATCGTGATCATCGTCACCGCCGTAGTGGCGGCCAGTCAGGCAAAAATCGCCGAATCCGGTCTGTTGATCATGGCCGTGGTGATGCTGCACAACAGCTTCGGTTACCTGCTGGGTTATTTCACCGGGCGCCTGTTCAAATTGCCGCTGGCCCAGCGCAAGTCGCTGGCGCTGGAGGTTGGCATGCAGAATTCTGGACTGGGCGCGGCCTTGGCCAGTGCGCATTTTTCGCCCTTGGCGGCGGTGCCGAGCGCGCTGTTCAGCGTCTGGCACAATATTTCCGGAGCTTTGCTGTCGACGTACTTCCGGCGCATGAGTGAAAAGGAAGATCGCGAGGCTCTGGCGCAGCAAGCGGCCGACTGA
- the rdgC gene encoding recombination-associated protein RdgC, whose amino-acid sequence MWFKNLLIYRLTQDLPVDAEALETALATKLARPCASQELTTYGFVAPFGKGEDAPLVHVSGDFLLISARKEERILPGSVVRDAVKEKVEEIEAEQMRKVYKKERDQIKDEIIQAFLPRAFIRRSSTFAAIAPKQGLILVNSASPKRAEDLLSTLREVIGTLPVRPLTVKMSPTATMTEWVTTQKAADDFYVLDECELRDTHEDGGIVRCKRQDLTSEEIQLHLSTGKVVTQLSLAWQDKLSFMLDDKMTVKRLKFEDLLQDQAEQDGGDEALGQLDASFTLMMLTFGDFLPALVEALGGEETPQGI is encoded by the coding sequence ATGTGGTTCAAAAACCTGCTTATCTATCGCCTGACCCAAGACCTGCCTGTCGATGCCGAGGCGCTGGAAACTGCACTGGCCACCAAACTGGCGCGTCCATGTGCAAGCCAGGAGTTGACCACCTACGGTTTCGTCGCGCCGTTCGGCAAAGGCGAAGATGCGCCACTGGTGCACGTCAGCGGTGACTTCCTGCTGATTTCTGCGCGTAAAGAAGAACGCATTCTGCCGGGCAGCGTCGTGCGCGACGCGGTCAAGGAGAAGGTCGAAGAGATCGAAGCCGAGCAGATGCGCAAGGTCTATAAGAAGGAACGCGATCAGATCAAGGATGAAATCATCCAGGCGTTCCTGCCGCGCGCCTTTATCCGTCGCTCGTCGACCTTCGCCGCCATCGCGCCGAAACAGGGCCTGATCCTGGTCAACTCGGCCAGCCCGAAACGCGCCGAAGACCTGCTGTCGACCCTGCGTGAAGTGATCGGCACCCTGCCCGTCCGTCCGCTGACCGTAAAAATGTCGCCAACCGCGACCATGACCGAATGGGTCACCACGCAGAAAGCTGCCGACGACTTCTATGTTCTGGACGAATGCGAGCTGCGCGACACCCACGAAGACGGCGGCATCGTCCGTTGCAAGCGTCAGGATCTGACCAGCGAAGAAATCCAGCTGCACCTGAGCACTGGCAAAGTGGTTACGCAGTTGTCGCTGGCCTGGCAGGACAAGCTGTCCTTCATGCTCGATGACAAGATGACCGTCAAACGTCTGAAGTTCGAAGATCTGTTGCAGGATCAGGCGGAGCAGGACGGTGGCGATGAGGCGCTGGGGCAACTGGACGCCAGCTTCACCCTGATGATGCTGACCTTCGGCGATTTCCTGCCGGCGCTGGTGGAAGCGTTGGGTGGGGAAGAGACTCCGCAAGGTATCTAA